Proteins encoded together in one Lathyrus oleraceus cultivar Zhongwan6 chromosome 5, CAAS_Psat_ZW6_1.0, whole genome shotgun sequence window:
- the LOC127081207 gene encoding uncharacterized protein LOC127081207 encodes MDPIQYIFEKLTVTGRISRWKMLLTEYDIQYVTEKAIKGSVLSDYLAHLPVEGYQLLRFDFPDEDIMFIRDFTMPGFEVNPKEGPEPESRWTLMFDGASNARVYHPTVLPTGFHLPFAARLCFNSTNNMEEYESCIYGLEAAIDLRIKILEVFGDSALVISQVKGDWETRDSKLIPYEEHIRKLIPHFDEISFPHISREENQLADALTMLASMFKVKWKNEAPFIHIDHLDELAHCLAIEVDPDDKPWFYDITTFLEKRQYPEGVSITDKKAMRRLSSKFFRNGDVLYKRN; translated from the coding sequence atggatccgataCAGTATATATTCGAAAAGCTTACTGTTACTGGTAGAATTTCCAGGTGGAAAATGTTGttaactgagtatgatatacAATATGTGACCGAGAAAGCAATAAAAGGGAGTGTTCTTTCTGACTACCTCGCTCACCTGCCTGTCGAAGGTTATCAACTgttgaggtttgactttccagatgaagacattATGTTTATCAGAGACTTCACTATGCCAGGTTTCGAGGTAAACCCTAAGGAAGGCCCCGAACCAGAATCGCGATGGACGCTCATGTTCGACGGTGCTTCCAATGCTCGAGTCTACCATCCGACGGTGCTTCCAACCGGTTTCCACCTTCCGTTTGCCGCTAGATTGTGTTTCAACTCTACCAacaacatggaagaatatgaaTCATGTATCTATGGTTTAGAGGCGGCAATCGACTTGAGGATTAAGATTCTTGAGGTATTCGGTGATTCAGCTCTAGTAATCAGTCAGGTGAAAGGTGATTGGGAGACTCGGGATAGCAAGTTGATACCTTATGAAGAGCATATCAGAAAACTGATACCCCATTTTGATGAAATCTCTTTCCCTCATATCTCTAGGGAGGAAAATCAGTTGGCAGATGCTCTAACCATGTTGgcatctatgttcaaagtcaaatggaagaatgaagcaccatTCATCCATATTGACCACTTAGATGAACTAGCACATTGTCTAGCAATCGAGGTCGACCCtgatgataagccttggttctACGACATAACGACATTTTTGGAGAAACGACAATATCCCGAGGGTGTATCCATTACCGATAAGAAAGCTATGAGAAGACTCTCTTCCAAGTTCTTCAGAAATGGTGATGTGTTATACAAAAGGAATTAA